A genomic region of Candidatus Marimicrobium litorale contains the following coding sequences:
- a CDS encoding DASH family cryptochrome, whose protein sequence is MNSLYWFRNDLRLSDNPGLCHYLQSEALLLVYIWPITRPWCNVNGMGKQRERFLLESLQSLRDELAELGQDLLLVYGSPELILPRLVEDYSIDRVGASRTPGYYERTTVQRLQSRLTVPLALYETSTLLDEDRLPFELEALPPHFTPFHKRVKSLPIPGPIDAPAQLPPPPAALFHPVRDNGVRPHTALPIRGGSHSGRRRLRRFVFEQRDILQYKQTRNCLDPLTGSSTLSPWLANGCLSVREVAAAIAHFEHTETANESTYWLSFELFWREFFHWRAYRDDISLFKLSTSQKNLHFCTFEPRSFARWCAGDTDFPLVNAIMQQLVATGWCSNRSRQIAASCLVNDLCLDWRYGAAFFEKHLIDYDVACNYGNWQYLAGVGADPRGGRHFDIEKQSRTYDPRGTFTRKWHGERPRQPRFVTDAADWPINDLQGQDSEET, encoded by the coding sequence ATGAACTCTCTTTATTGGTTTAGAAACGATCTTCGCCTCTCCGACAATCCCGGGTTGTGTCATTACCTCCAAAGCGAAGCACTCTTGCTTGTTTACATCTGGCCGATCACCAGACCCTGGTGCAATGTCAACGGAATGGGTAAGCAGCGTGAGCGCTTTCTGCTGGAAAGCCTGCAGTCTTTGAGAGATGAGCTGGCCGAGCTGGGCCAGGACCTACTGCTTGTTTATGGCTCACCCGAATTGATTCTTCCCCGGTTGGTAGAGGATTACAGCATTGACCGAGTGGGCGCGAGCCGCACACCAGGGTACTATGAGCGAACCACGGTGCAGCGACTGCAAAGCCGGCTGACTGTGCCTTTGGCGCTGTATGAAACCAGCACCCTGCTGGATGAAGACAGGCTGCCCTTTGAGCTTGAGGCGCTGCCACCGCATTTCACGCCTTTTCACAAGCGTGTTAAATCGCTTCCGATACCGGGGCCCATCGACGCGCCCGCGCAATTACCACCGCCGCCGGCCGCACTTTTTCACCCTGTACGTGACAACGGCGTCAGGCCTCACACGGCGCTGCCTATTCGCGGTGGCAGCCACTCAGGGCGCCGAAGATTGCGTCGCTTTGTGTTTGAACAGCGCGATATTTTGCAGTACAAGCAGACGCGTAACTGCCTTGACCCCCTCACCGGGTCAAGCACTCTATCGCCCTGGCTGGCCAATGGCTGTCTCTCAGTCAGAGAAGTAGCCGCGGCGATAGCCCACTTTGAGCATACCGAAACCGCGAATGAATCCACCTACTGGCTGTCTTTCGAATTATTTTGGCGCGAGTTCTTTCACTGGCGCGCCTACCGGGACGATATCAGCCTGTTTAAACTGAGTACCTCACAAAAAAACCTGCACTTCTGCACCTTTGAGCCCCGCAGCTTCGCACGCTGGTGTGCGGGCGATACTGACTTTCCGCTAGTGAACGCAATCATGCAACAACTGGTCGCAACAGGCTGGTGCAGCAACAGGAGCCGGCAGATTGCAGCAAGCTGTCTCGTCAATGACTTGTGTTTGGACTGGCGTTACGGAGCGGCGTTCTTTGAAAAGCATCTAATCGACTATGACGTCGCCTGTAACTATGGCAACTGGCAGTACCTCGCTGGTGTCGGCGCAGATCCAAGGGGTGGTCGCCATTTCGACATTGAGAAACAAAGTCGTACATACGACCCTAGGGGGACGTTCACTCGCAAATGGCACGGTGAGCGCCCAAGACAACCTCGCTTCGTAACAGACGCTGCTGACTGGCCTATCAACGATTTGCAAGGACAGGACAGTGAAGAAACGTGA
- a CDS encoding TonB-dependent receptor, producing the protein MLKTIPIIGLPALAACLLTATAAVAQGTLEEVIVTAEKRETTLQDTAIAVSAFTQQDLERGLINNNMDIQMAVPNMLMSKGFFTTAQISIRGIGNLAVGPASDSGTGVHFNGVYLNGSRLFETEYFDTERVEVLRGPQGTLYGRNTTAGVINVISKKAEDEFGGFIDASYGDYNYVRTRGALNIPITENIWQRFSIFYTSRDGFVDNVFTGDDIDDRDMYSVRSSTAFMFGESTEAHLTIQYFDENDNRMRGSNNYCANDPAGVLGCLPNRGQPTTESANTNGTVGGFLLDNVSAITGLNYPNETGLDSYKPNDLRKVNFDFTPKYETDETIVSLEVTHELDSMTLHSLTGWYDSSLDARNDYDMTVNTALWPTFTTYQRGPDGSSTVNYLQQNDRATTEPKQFSQEFRIASDLDGDINFMAGAFYLKYESDVHFYVYSSALSLFGETTGVPEDQWVFDNYTNDYELETWAVFGETYWDITERWEAILGLRYTDETKQSEQRTIYLTFLDGPDDLTPFKSDSDEVTGKFNLNFHLTPDIMLYGTLARSYKGGGFNPISPESPLLDPALGGEASFADFDPEFINSVEIGAKTRLLENTMQANFTAFYYDYEDLQVSKIVNQTALNENMDAEIYGMEAEILWAPTPSWNLMMNLSYLNSELGEYETFDPADPNQMGTVENIVSLGNQNNLTVGCPNGANPCPGVPVSVQGNQVPNAPEYSMYLAGSYSWFLDNGMRLDVSTSYYWQDKFYTRIYNTADDKLDSWDVWNASTTLTSPNEDWYVEAWVRNIADDDNWTGQYLQDAAVGLYRTLQLMEPRTYGATVGYRF; encoded by the coding sequence ATGCTGAAAACAATACCCATCATTGGCTTGCCAGCACTGGCAGCCTGTCTTCTAACCGCGACAGCTGCTGTTGCACAGGGCACCCTGGAAGAGGTGATTGTAACGGCGGAAAAACGTGAGACCACTCTGCAAGATACGGCCATTGCTGTCAGCGCCTTTACTCAGCAAGACCTGGAGCGCGGCCTGATTAACAATAATATGGATATTCAAATGGCCGTGCCTAACATGCTGATGAGCAAGGGCTTCTTCACTACGGCGCAGATATCTATTCGTGGCATCGGCAATCTGGCAGTTGGGCCTGCATCGGATTCGGGCACTGGCGTACATTTCAACGGCGTCTACCTGAACGGCTCGCGCCTGTTTGAGACCGAGTACTTTGACACCGAGCGCGTAGAGGTGCTGCGCGGGCCGCAGGGCACTTTGTATGGCAGGAATACAACGGCGGGTGTGATAAATGTAATAAGTAAGAAGGCAGAAGATGAATTCGGAGGGTTTATCGACGCATCTTACGGCGACTACAACTACGTCCGCACCCGCGGCGCGCTGAATATCCCGATAACTGAAAATATCTGGCAGCGCTTCTCCATTTTTTATACGTCGCGTGATGGCTTTGTCGATAACGTGTTTACAGGCGACGATATCGACGATCGGGATATGTACTCGGTGCGCTCATCAACCGCCTTTATGTTTGGTGAAAGCACCGAGGCACACCTGACCATCCAATATTTTGATGAGAACGATAATCGGATGCGCGGCTCCAATAATTACTGCGCCAATGACCCTGCAGGAGTGCTAGGCTGTCTGCCTAATCGCGGTCAACCCACCACCGAGAGTGCAAATACAAATGGTACGGTAGGCGGCTTTTTGCTGGATAATGTAAGCGCCATCACCGGACTAAACTACCCTAATGAGACCGGCCTGGATTCTTACAAACCGAACGACCTTCGCAAGGTAAACTTCGATTTCACGCCAAAATATGAGACGGATGAAACGATTGTCAGTCTGGAGGTCACTCACGAACTGGACAGCATGACGTTGCATTCTCTGACCGGTTGGTATGACTCATCGCTCGATGCGCGCAATGACTACGATATGACTGTTAATACTGCGCTTTGGCCGACTTTTACGACCTACCAGCGTGGGCCCGATGGTTCGAGTACAGTCAATTATCTGCAGCAAAATGACCGAGCGACTACGGAGCCGAAGCAATTCAGCCAGGAATTCCGTATCGCCTCCGATCTTGATGGAGATATCAACTTCATGGCTGGCGCTTTCTATTTGAAATACGAGAGCGATGTTCACTTCTACGTCTACTCCTCGGCCCTGTCGCTTTTTGGCGAAACTACCGGCGTACCTGAGGATCAGTGGGTATTCGATAACTACACGAACGATTATGAACTCGAGACATGGGCGGTATTCGGGGAAACATACTGGGACATTACGGAGCGATGGGAGGCAATACTCGGGCTGCGTTATACCGATGAAACCAAGCAATCTGAGCAGCGCACTATTTATCTGACGTTCCTAGACGGCCCGGATGACCTGACACCCTTCAAGAGCGACTCTGACGAAGTAACCGGAAAATTCAATCTCAATTTTCACCTCACGCCGGATATTATGCTGTACGGCACGCTGGCGCGCAGTTACAAAGGGGGCGGCTTCAATCCGATAAGTCCGGAATCGCCATTACTGGATCCAGCGCTTGGCGGTGAAGCTTCCTTCGCAGATTTTGATCCGGAATTTATCAACTCCGTTGAGATAGGCGCCAAGACACGGCTGCTAGAAAACACGATGCAGGCAAATTTCACGGCATTCTACTATGACTATGAGGATCTGCAGGTTTCCAAGATCGTCAATCAGACAGCTCTGAACGAAAACATGGATGCCGAGATCTACGGTATGGAGGCTGAGATACTTTGGGCGCCTACGCCGAGTTGGAATTTGATGATGAATCTGTCCTATCTGAATTCTGAGTTGGGCGAATACGAGACTTTTGACCCTGCAGATCCCAACCAGATGGGCACAGTAGAAAATATTGTTTCACTCGGCAACCAAAACAACCTGACCGTGGGTTGCCCCAATGGCGCTAACCCTTGCCCGGGGGTACCGGTTAGCGTACAAGGCAATCAGGTGCCTAATGCGCCAGAGTATTCCATGTACCTCGCTGGCAGCTACAGTTGGTTTCTGGACAACGGTATGCGCCTAGATGTCTCTACAAGCTACTACTGGCAAGACAAGTTTTACACCCGCATCTACAACACGGCCGATGACAAGCTAGACAGCTGGGACGTGTGGAACGCGTCAACGACGCTAACGTCCCCCAACGAGGACTGGTACGTCGAGGCTTGGGTACGCAACATCGCAGATGACGATAACTGGACTGGACAGTATCTGCAGGATGCCGCAGTGGGACTGTATCGGACTCTCCAGTTAATGGAGCCGCGCACTTACGGTGCTACGGTAGGTTATCGCTTCTGA
- a CDS encoding SDR family NAD(P)-dependent oxidoreductase yields the protein MKNFANKAAVVTGGASGIGLSLARRALAEGMKVVMVDIEQAALADAVTNLNGGENILGKCVDVRDGGAMQTLADEVEQRFGPTALLFNNAGVGGGGLAWEASEEDWDWVLGVNLRGVVNGLRAFVPQMIASGEGHIVNTASIAGLVSAPGTCTYTVSKHAVVALSEVLSGDLRNQGADVGVSVLCPSFVATRIYASDRNRGNELTMEESAEQAAVEEMVAEFFKGATSPDTVADLVFQSVMNDQFYILPQPLGSVPLIEQRMNGIVENTPPLMKGPEEYPAQ from the coding sequence ATGAAAAATTTTGCAAATAAAGCGGCGGTAGTCACTGGCGGTGCAAGCGGTATTGGCCTGTCACTCGCGCGGCGGGCCCTGGCCGAGGGTATGAAGGTCGTAATGGTCGATATCGAACAGGCCGCTTTAGCGGATGCCGTGACCAACCTGAATGGCGGCGAAAATATTCTTGGAAAGTGTGTAGATGTGCGAGACGGTGGTGCGATGCAGACACTCGCAGACGAGGTAGAGCAGCGCTTTGGTCCGACCGCCCTGTTGTTTAACAACGCCGGGGTGGGCGGCGGCGGCCTTGCCTGGGAAGCCAGCGAGGAAGACTGGGACTGGGTGCTGGGGGTTAATCTGCGCGGTGTCGTCAATGGGCTCCGCGCTTTTGTGCCACAAATGATTGCGTCGGGCGAAGGTCATATAGTCAACACGGCATCAATAGCTGGACTGGTATCAGCACCCGGGACCTGCACATACACGGTGTCCAAGCATGCCGTAGTCGCACTGTCGGAAGTGTTGTCTGGTGATCTCAGAAATCAGGGTGCCGATGTTGGCGTATCCGTTCTTTGCCCCTCTTTCGTGGCGACCCGTATCTATGCATCGGATCGCAATCGTGGGAACGAGCTGACAATGGAAGAATCGGCCGAACAAGCCGCAGTGGAAGAAATGGTCGCGGAATTTTTTAAAGGGGCAACGTCGCCGGATACGGTGGCGGATCTTGTATTTCAGTCTGTGATGAACGATCAGTTTTATATTCTCCCTCAGCCCCTGGGGTCTGTCCCTCTTATCGAGCAGCGAATGAACGGTATTGTGGAGAACACGCCGCCTCTCATGAAAGGTCCTGAGGAGTATCCGGCGCAGTAG